One Natrinema longum genomic window carries:
- a CDS encoding GIY-YIG nuclease family protein, which translates to MPDHVVYVLECADHTLYTGYTTDLERRVAEHDAGEGAKYTRGRTPVELRYHERFDSKSAAMSREYEIKQLSREDKERLVGLE; encoded by the coding sequence ATGCCCGATCACGTCGTCTACGTCCTCGAGTGTGCCGATCATACCCTCTATACCGGCTATACGACCGATCTCGAGCGTCGCGTCGCCGAACACGACGCGGGTGAGGGTGCGAAGTACACGCGGGGTCGAACGCCAGTCGAACTTCGATACCACGAGCGCTTCGACTCGAAATCCGCGGCGATGTCCCGCGAGTACGAGATCAAACAACTGAGCCGCGAGGACAAAGAACGGCTCGTCGGCCTCGAGTGA
- a CDS encoding DUF7563 family protein: MPKCDHCGAHVSERFARVFADERGEIHACVSCSANAGIAEAAKERARGT; encoded by the coding sequence ATGCCCAAGTGTGACCACTGCGGCGCGCACGTCTCCGAACGGTTCGCACGAGTCTTCGCCGACGAACGCGGCGAAATCCACGCGTGTGTCAGCTGTTCGGCCAACGCGGGAATCGCGGAAGCCGCGAAAGAGCGCGCTCGCGGTACCTGA